In a single window of the Streptomyces brevispora genome:
- a CDS encoding carbohydrate ABC transporter permease translates to MSHVSPYTKVRGGRRAAVGNVGRPPVGWALPGILFFAVFAIVPLAIAVYLSFCHWDGLNSPTPVGVDNWTRLFKDPEFRQAAWLSLLLTTVSWAFQTPVALLLGVWAAGRQRSRTFLSAVFFIPLLLSTTAIAMLFHALLDPNFGVIKQIGPWFGIDPNLMGSSTGALLTVAFVGGWQFMPFHTLIYQGGARQIPEVLYQAAAIDGAGMLRQFFHITLPQLRNTITTSSVLMIVGSLTYFDTVLIMTKGGPGTDTTILPYLMYRTGFQTYDLGYAAAIATALVIVATGLSLILVRFSGFGSMRSTREGM, encoded by the coding sequence ATGTCCCACGTCTCTCCGTACACCAAGGTGCGTGGAGGAAGGAGGGCGGCCGTCGGCAACGTCGGCCGCCCGCCGGTCGGCTGGGCCCTGCCGGGCATCCTCTTCTTCGCCGTCTTCGCGATCGTCCCGCTGGCGATCGCCGTCTACCTGTCCTTCTGCCACTGGGACGGGCTCAACTCCCCGACCCCGGTCGGCGTGGACAACTGGACCCGGCTGTTCAAGGACCCCGAGTTCCGCCAGGCCGCCTGGCTGAGCCTGCTGCTCACCACCGTCAGCTGGGCCTTCCAGACGCCGGTGGCACTGCTGCTGGGCGTCTGGGCGGCGGGCAGACAGCGCAGCCGGACCTTCCTCTCCGCGGTCTTCTTCATCCCGCTGCTGCTCTCCACCACCGCCATCGCGATGCTCTTCCACGCCCTGCTGGACCCCAACTTCGGTGTGATCAAGCAGATCGGTCCCTGGTTCGGCATCGACCCGAACCTCATGGGCTCGTCCACCGGCGCCCTGCTCACCGTGGCCTTCGTCGGCGGCTGGCAGTTCATGCCGTTCCACACCCTGATCTACCAGGGCGGCGCCCGGCAGATCCCGGAGGTCCTGTACCAGGCGGCCGCCATCGACGGTGCCGGGATGCTGCGGCAGTTCTTCCACATCACCCTGCCGCAGCTGCGCAACACCATCACGACGTCGTCGGTCCTGATGATCGTCGGCTCACTGACGTACTTCGACACCGTGCTGATCATGACCAAGGGCGGTCCCGGCACGGACACCACGATCCTGCCCTACCTGATGTACCGCACCGGCTTCCAGACCTACGACCTCGGCTACGCCGCGGCCATCGCCACGGCCCTGGTGATCGTCGCCACCGGTCTGTCACTGATTCTGGTGCGCTTCAGCGGCTTCGGGTCCATGCGGTCGACACGGGAAGGTATGTGA